In the genome of Gordonia rubripertincta, one region contains:
- the serC gene encoding phosphoserine transaminase yields MSDTATAPITLPADLLPSDGRFGCGPSKVRPEQLQSLVDTGASVFGTSHRQAPVKNVVGSIREGLGDLFSLPEGYEVVISNGGTTAFWDAAAFGLIKQRSLHLTYGEFSSKFATVAKKAPFLDSPAVISTDPGTAPDPAALTSDDFGGVDLIGWAHNETSTGVSVPVVRPAGSDDALIAIDATSGAGGLPVNIADSDVYYFAPQKCFASDGGLWVALMSPRALARVAEIAETDRWCPEFLSLPTAVDNSSKNQTYNTPAVGSLLLFANQIEWMNNNGGLDWCVSRTADSSSRLYQWAEASEYATPFVTEAANRSQVVGTIDFNDDVDAAAVAKTLRANGVVDTEPYRKLGRNQLRIGMFPAIDPEDITKLTSCIDYIVERL; encoded by the coding sequence ATGAGCGATACCGCAACCGCACCCATCACCCTGCCCGCCGACCTGCTGCCGTCGGACGGCCGCTTCGGTTGCGGACCGTCGAAGGTGCGCCCCGAGCAGTTGCAGTCCCTCGTCGACACCGGCGCATCGGTGTTCGGCACCAGCCACCGCCAGGCACCGGTCAAGAACGTGGTCGGCTCGATCCGCGAGGGTCTGGGCGATCTGTTCTCACTGCCCGAGGGCTACGAGGTCGTCATCTCCAACGGTGGCACCACCGCGTTCTGGGACGCCGCCGCCTTCGGCCTGATCAAGCAGCGCTCGCTGCATCTCACCTACGGCGAGTTCTCGTCGAAGTTCGCGACCGTCGCCAAGAAGGCGCCGTTCCTGGACTCGCCCGCGGTCATCTCCACCGACCCCGGCACGGCCCCCGACCCGGCCGCACTGACCTCTGACGACTTCGGCGGCGTCGACCTCATCGGCTGGGCCCACAACGAGACCTCGACCGGCGTCTCCGTGCCGGTCGTGCGCCCCGCCGGCTCCGACGACGCGCTCATCGCCATCGACGCCACCTCGGGCGCAGGCGGCCTGCCCGTCAACATCGCCGACTCTGACGTCTACTACTTCGCGCCGCAGAAGTGCTTCGCCTCGGACGGCGGCCTGTGGGTCGCCCTGATGAGCCCGCGCGCACTCGCCCGGGTCGCCGAGATCGCCGAGACCGACCGCTGGTGCCCCGAGTTCCTGTCGCTGCCGACCGCCGTCGACAACAGCAGCAAGAACCAGACCTACAACACCCCGGCCGTCGGCTCGCTGCTGCTGTTCGCCAACCAGATCGAGTGGATGAACAACAACGGCGGCCTCGACTGGTGCGTCTCGCGTACAGCCGACTCGAGCTCGCGCCTGTACCAGTGGGCCGAGGCCAGCGAGTACGCGACGCCGTTCGTGACCGAGGCAGCCAACCGCAGCCAGGTCGTCGGCACCATCGACTTCAACGACGACGTCGACGCCGCGGCGGTTGCCAAGACCCTGCGTGCCAACGGTGTCGTCGACACCGAGCCGTACCGCAAGCTGGGCCGCAACCAGCTGCGTATCGGCATGTTCCCGGCCATCGATCCCGAGGACATCACCAAGCTCACCAGCTGCATCGACTACATCGTCGAGCGTCTCTGA
- a CDS encoding alpha/beta hydrolase — translation MRPSDKKAGEDEHGIYFLDGLGSNPEFSTWTQPEAGIDAYGPGSNLVLPVGGAGEWSTDWQKPPTGQSVAPKWGSFVGEELPTYLKSNFDVETSNNAIVGVSMSAGPAMIIAFDNPEVFRVVRSYSGYFPTDNPLGWMAIPSIQKQRADIENGETAMWGKPQSPGNRWADNDVMNRIGEVGETGQTVIVSTGTGIPTAFELQEAGALFQRELDADPTAGPELVQKAVTALALGIGLEAGAFASTGLLQSTVDQLGLPIKFKYRNGGHNWYAWGAESEDDAREVERALESGQPSSKTAAEPQSAPAPKSVGAPKTPVTKEAPAMKVERPAPNLLQPSTWRLPWGPR, via the coding sequence GTGCGTCCGTCGGACAAGAAGGCCGGCGAGGACGAGCACGGCATCTACTTCCTGGACGGTCTCGGCTCGAACCCCGAGTTCAGCACGTGGACCCAGCCCGAGGCCGGCATCGACGCCTACGGCCCGGGGAGCAACCTCGTCCTGCCGGTCGGCGGTGCGGGCGAGTGGTCGACCGATTGGCAGAAGCCGCCCACCGGTCAGTCCGTGGCGCCGAAGTGGGGGAGTTTCGTCGGTGAGGAACTCCCGACCTACCTGAAAAGCAATTTCGACGTCGAGACGTCGAACAACGCGATCGTCGGCGTGTCGATGTCGGCGGGCCCGGCGATGATCATCGCGTTCGACAACCCGGAGGTCTTCCGGGTCGTGCGTTCCTACTCGGGTTACTTCCCCACGGACAATCCGTTGGGCTGGATGGCGATTCCGTCCATCCAGAAGCAGCGCGCCGACATCGAGAACGGCGAGACCGCGATGTGGGGCAAGCCTCAGAGCCCCGGTAATCGCTGGGCCGACAACGACGTGATGAACCGGATCGGCGAGGTCGGGGAGACCGGCCAGACGGTGATCGTCTCGACCGGTACCGGCATCCCCACGGCATTCGAACTCCAGGAAGCCGGCGCCCTCTTCCAGCGCGAGCTCGACGCCGACCCGACTGCCGGGCCGGAGCTGGTCCAGAAGGCCGTGACCGCTCTGGCGCTGGGCATCGGCTTGGAGGCCGGCGCGTTCGCTTCGACGGGTCTTCTCCAGTCGACCGTCGATCAGCTCGGGCTGCCCATCAAGTTCAAGTACCGCAACGGCGGACACAACTGGTACGCCTGGGGCGCCGAGTCGGAAGACGATGCGCGCGAGGTCGAGCGGGCGCTCGAATCGGGTCAGCCGTCGTCGAAGACCGCTGCTGAGCCGCAGTCGGCTCCTGCGCCCAAATCCGTTGGTGCGCCGAAGACTCCGGTCACCAAGGAAGCGCCGGCCATGAAGGTCGAGCGTCCGGCGCCGAACCTCCTCCAGCCGTCGACCTGGCGTCTGCCGTGGGGTCCGCGCTGA
- a CDS encoding epoxide hydrolase family protein — protein sequence MTRFQIDHSPAELDDLHRRICGGRWPERATDDSQGISVEFLREVTEYWSQSYDWMATQQRLNDLPQYTAMVDDLRIHFVHKRSDRSDAIPMILTHGWPGSFVEFEGVIGPLTDPPPGQPAFHVVIPSLPGYGYSAKPAEAGWDFERTAHAWGNLMRGLGYSEYVAQGGDWGALVTSAMASAGAEGLRAIHLNLPLVFPAEPPAEPTDSEKRAMTAAAQYSAKGTGYYAIQATRPQTIGYGLADSPIGQAAWILDKVLEWTDHRGDPWGYLDLDRMLDIVTIYWLTNSAASSARYYWENARGRGFRGPVLDLPVGVSVFPKELYTPPREWADAYYRRIIHWGEPDRGGHFAAFEQPSIFVDELRSCFG from the coding sequence CTGACCCGTTTCCAGATCGACCACTCCCCCGCCGAGCTCGATGATCTGCATCGGCGGATCTGCGGGGGCCGCTGGCCCGAGCGCGCCACCGACGATTCGCAGGGTATCTCCGTCGAGTTCCTCCGCGAGGTCACCGAGTACTGGTCACAGTCCTACGACTGGATGGCCACACAGCAGCGGCTCAACGACCTGCCGCAGTACACCGCGATGGTCGACGATCTACGAATCCACTTCGTCCACAAGCGTTCTGATCGTTCTGATGCGATCCCAATGATCCTCACCCATGGATGGCCGGGCTCGTTCGTCGAGTTCGAAGGTGTCATCGGCCCACTCACTGACCCGCCGCCCGGACAGCCGGCTTTCCATGTGGTCATCCCGTCGCTGCCCGGCTACGGCTACTCGGCCAAACCGGCCGAGGCCGGGTGGGACTTCGAACGGACCGCTCATGCCTGGGGCAACCTGATGCGCGGCCTCGGCTACTCCGAATATGTTGCCCAGGGCGGTGACTGGGGAGCGTTGGTGACGAGCGCGATGGCCTCGGCCGGAGCCGAAGGGCTGCGCGCGATTCACCTGAATCTGCCACTGGTGTTCCCCGCGGAGCCACCCGCCGAGCCGACCGATTCCGAGAAGCGAGCCATGACGGCCGCAGCCCAGTACTCCGCCAAAGGCACCGGCTACTACGCGATCCAGGCGACGCGGCCTCAGACCATCGGTTACGGGTTGGCCGACTCGCCGATCGGTCAGGCAGCCTGGATCCTGGACAAGGTGCTGGAATGGACCGATCATCGCGGTGACCCGTGGGGATACCTCGATCTCGACCGGATGCTCGACATCGTCACCATCTACTGGCTGACCAACAGCGCGGCGTCGTCGGCCCGTTACTACTGGGAGAACGCCCGCGGTCGCGGGTTTCGCGGGCCGGTGCTCGATCTACCGGTGGGGGTGTCGGTGTTCCCCAAAGAGCTCTACACGCCACCTCGAGAGTGGGCAGATGCGTACTACCGCAGGATCATCCACTGGGGCGAGCCGGATCGGGGTGGCCACTTCGCCGCATTCGAACAGCCGTCGATCTTCGTCGACGAGCTGCGCTCTTGCTTCGGCTGA
- a CDS encoding NAD(P)/FAD-dependent oxidoreductase, translating into MDVNRTGVDRVVIAGASLAGMKAAQAARAAGYAGRITMIGDEKLAPYDRPPLSKEFLTDPGSGQPPHFDGALSLATDLDLELLLGEPATGVDTTMQRVTVGEREIAYDALVVATGAVPRRLPTTLTGVTTLRTADDARQVAAGLRRGARIVVVGGGFIGSEVASAARAHGLPVTIVEAAPVPLVRAVGAVAGEWLGELHGRHGTELIRGVGVESLDGDGHVREVRLTDGRILPADLVVVGIGADPATGWLADSGLNVSDGVACDATLHAGHNVWAAGDVARWWSQDFDRSLRIEHWTNAAEQGTLAMRNLLGGSDALAYRHIPYVWSDWYGSRIQLVGLAGGAPEVVTGSPDSDRFVALFREGDRLIGALALNRRSDIMKYRALIARGSSWSDGLALAEQRNRRTVAV; encoded by the coding sequence ATGGACGTCAACAGAACAGGCGTTGACCGAGTGGTGATAGCCGGCGCGTCCCTGGCCGGCATGAAGGCGGCGCAGGCCGCCCGCGCCGCCGGCTACGCCGGTCGGATCACGATGATCGGCGACGAGAAGCTCGCCCCCTACGACCGGCCGCCGCTGTCCAAGGAGTTCCTCACCGACCCCGGCTCGGGACAGCCGCCACATTTCGACGGTGCGCTGAGCCTGGCCACCGACCTGGATCTGGAACTACTGCTCGGCGAACCCGCGACCGGGGTGGACACCACGATGCAGCGCGTGACCGTCGGCGAGCGCGAGATCGCCTACGACGCATTGGTCGTGGCCACCGGGGCGGTGCCCCGGCGGTTGCCGACCACCCTGACCGGGGTGACCACCCTGCGCACCGCCGACGACGCCCGGCAGGTGGCGGCCGGTCTACGCCGTGGCGCCCGGATCGTCGTCGTCGGCGGCGGATTCATCGGCTCGGAAGTGGCCTCGGCCGCCCGTGCCCACGGACTGCCGGTGACGATCGTCGAAGCCGCACCGGTACCGCTGGTACGTGCCGTCGGCGCGGTCGCCGGCGAGTGGCTCGGCGAGCTGCACGGGCGTCACGGCACCGAACTGATCCGCGGCGTGGGTGTGGAATCGCTTGACGGCGACGGTCATGTCCGGGAGGTACGCCTGACCGACGGCCGGATACTCCCGGCCGACCTCGTGGTGGTGGGCATCGGCGCCGACCCGGCCACCGGTTGGCTGGCCGACTCCGGGCTCAACGTGTCCGACGGCGTGGCCTGCGATGCGACGTTGCACGCCGGCCACAATGTGTGGGCGGCCGGCGACGTGGCCCGATGGTGGAGTCAGGATTTCGATCGTTCACTGCGCATCGAACACTGGACCAACGCCGCCGAGCAGGGGACACTCGCGATGCGCAACCTGCTCGGCGGATCAGATGCGTTGGCGTACCGGCACATTCCCTACGTCTGGTCGGACTGGTATGGCTCCCGGATTCAGCTGGTGGGCCTGGCCGGTGGCGCACCGGAAGTCGTCACCGGTTCCCCGGACAGCGACAGGTTCGTGGCCCTGTTCCGAGAGGGGGACAGGTTGATCGGCGCGCTGGCACTCAATCGTCGTTCCGACATCATGAAATACCGCGCGCTCATCGCCCGCGGGAGTTCCTGGTCGGATGGCTTGGCCCTGGCCGAACAGCGCAACCGGCGCACGGTCGCGGTCTGA
- a CDS encoding ferredoxin yields MRVSVDMDKCTALGNCEAMAPDFFEVGDDGELELLRSDVGADELAEVKQAIASCPTAALKLIDG; encoded by the coding sequence ATGCGAGTTTCGGTCGACATGGACAAGTGCACCGCGCTGGGCAATTGCGAGGCGATGGCTCCGGACTTTTTCGAGGTCGGCGACGACGGTGAGCTGGAACTGCTGCGGTCGGACGTCGGCGCCGACGAACTGGCCGAGGTGAAGCAGGCCATCGCGTCCTGCCCCACCGCCGCGCTGAAACTGATCGACGGCTGA
- a CDS encoding PEP/pyruvate-binding domain-containing protein: MATVSPISAADTLSPEIAELDAAVFHFDHPHDRSHEDLIALLGGKGAGLAEMSTGLGIAVPPGFTVSVPVCRAYLDRGRPAGLTETLARYVGELGERMGRRLGDTSDPLLVAVRSGAPVSMPGMLDTVLNLGLNDETVEGLAAVSGSKDFAWDSYRRFVSMYAVTVMGVDGGELAAAAVRNGGGLEGHVRDLKRAVEQLAGRPVPEDPFEQLTEAVEAVFESWHSPRAKTYREREGIDPTLGTAVTVQAMVFGNRGERSGTGVVFSRNPSTGADELYGDYLPMAQGEDVVAGTATTLCISKLAELHPEIDAELRETLRRLEIRFRDMCDVEFTIEEGRLWLLQTRPGKRGAAAAVRIAAALAQDPEISLTPAEIADRVPEELRERARTEALVHTADETGMPPVVTTALGASPGRAVGRAVLTTDAAADAEDDVILVRPETSPEDVAGMAASVGLLTTKGGLVSHAAVVARGWGIPAVVGAHDLRFDSDGVISTDGTRIRAGDLITIDGSTGCVWLGAATPPSADAANRAVEHDLPELLLIERLLEEYTTNGEN; this comes from the coding sequence ATGGCCACGGTATCGCCGATATCCGCCGCCGACACGTTGTCGCCGGAAATCGCGGAGCTCGACGCGGCGGTGTTCCACTTCGACCACCCCCACGACCGGTCTCACGAAGACCTCATCGCCCTTCTGGGCGGCAAGGGGGCCGGCCTGGCCGAGATGAGCACCGGCCTCGGCATCGCCGTGCCGCCCGGTTTCACCGTGTCGGTGCCGGTCTGTCGGGCATACCTCGACCGCGGCCGCCCGGCCGGTCTCACCGAGACACTGGCCCGGTATGTCGGCGAACTGGGCGAACGCATGGGCCGCCGTCTCGGCGATACATCCGACCCGTTGCTCGTGGCCGTGCGTAGTGGCGCTCCCGTCTCGATGCCGGGCATGCTCGACACCGTCCTCAACCTGGGTCTCAACGACGAGACCGTCGAGGGCCTGGCCGCGGTCTCGGGGAGCAAGGACTTCGCCTGGGACAGCTACCGGCGCTTCGTGAGCATGTATGCGGTCACCGTGATGGGGGTCGACGGCGGCGAGCTGGCCGCCGCAGCGGTCCGGAACGGGGGCGGCCTCGAAGGACACGTCCGCGATCTCAAGCGGGCGGTCGAGCAGCTCGCCGGCCGGCCGGTGCCCGAAGACCCCTTCGAGCAGCTGACCGAAGCAGTCGAAGCCGTCTTCGAGTCGTGGCACAGTCCGCGCGCCAAGACCTACCGGGAACGGGAGGGCATCGACCCCACGCTCGGCACGGCGGTCACGGTGCAGGCGATGGTCTTCGGCAACCGCGGTGAGCGATCGGGCACCGGTGTGGTGTTCAGCCGCAATCCCTCGACCGGCGCCGACGAGCTCTACGGCGACTATCTGCCGATGGCGCAGGGTGAGGACGTGGTAGCCGGCACCGCCACGACGCTGTGCATCAGCAAGCTCGCCGAACTGCATCCGGAGATCGATGCCGAGCTGCGAGAGACATTGCGCCGTTTAGAGATTCGATTCCGCGACATGTGCGATGTCGAGTTCACCATCGAAGAGGGCCGGTTGTGGCTGCTGCAGACCCGGCCCGGCAAACGCGGAGCCGCCGCCGCGGTGCGCATCGCGGCGGCTCTGGCCCAGGACCCGGAGATCTCGCTGACTCCCGCCGAGATCGCTGACCGGGTACCGGAGGAACTCCGCGAGCGGGCCCGCACCGAGGCGCTGGTCCATACGGCCGACGAGACCGGCATGCCACCGGTGGTGACCACAGCGCTCGGCGCCTCCCCCGGACGTGCGGTCGGACGCGCGGTGCTGACCACCGACGCCGCCGCCGACGCCGAGGACGACGTGATCCTGGTGCGCCCGGAAACCAGCCCCGAGGACGTCGCCGGCATGGCCGCTTCGGTCGGCCTGCTCACCACCAAGGGTGGGCTGGTCAGCCACGCCGCCGTGGTGGCCCGCGGGTGGGGGATCCCCGCGGTGGTCGGCGCGCACGACCTGCGCTTCGACTCCGATGGCGTGATCAGCACCGACGGGACGCGCATCCGCGCCGGTGACCTGATCACGATCGACGGCAGCACCGGTTGCGTATGGCTCGGCGCCGCCACTCCTCCCTCGGCGGACGCGGCGAACCGCGCCGTCGAACACGACCTTCCCGAACTCTTGCTGATCGAGCGACTGCTCGAGGAGTACACAACGAATGGAGAGAACTGA
- a CDS encoding cytochrome P450, with protein MDLRIFHEDREMPVLDEIRTHDPVHWNPPSELGPGFWALTRYEDVKAAAYDAERLSSADGTQIVDRKVEGKLASLHNMDDPEHAELRKITVPHLRAIKIKQWQEAIDEAVNLLLDEAQAQDGEFDMVSLISARLPMLVLSRVLGVPAVDGPKLVDWTNRLTSSDPAEQVDAEELAEVREEVMSYFAELTEQRRREPQEDLVSVLANAEINGRPLTWEELAAYYIVLVAAGNETARQALSGGAILFDRHPEAWQQLIDEPAGLRVAVEEVLRWVTPVAAMRRTALEPMTIGDKQIAAGDKVVLWFSAANRDPEVFDNPHEFDITRSPNEHLTFGWGIHFCLGAHLARAEVRSFFAEALRRGLAFEVVSPPERVNHNIFRGWSHLPVRLRRVG; from the coding sequence ATGGACTTGAGGATCTTCCACGAGGACCGCGAGATGCCGGTTCTCGACGAGATCCGGACCCACGACCCGGTGCACTGGAACCCGCCATCGGAACTCGGCCCCGGATTCTGGGCGCTGACCCGCTACGAGGACGTCAAAGCCGCTGCCTACGACGCCGAGCGGTTGTCCTCGGCCGATGGCACGCAGATCGTCGACCGCAAGGTCGAGGGCAAGCTGGCCAGCCTGCACAACATGGACGATCCCGAGCATGCCGAGCTTCGCAAGATCACCGTGCCGCACCTGCGCGCGATCAAGATCAAGCAGTGGCAGGAGGCCATCGACGAGGCGGTGAACCTCTTGCTCGACGAGGCGCAGGCCCAGGACGGCGAGTTCGACATGGTGTCGCTGATCTCGGCTCGCCTGCCGATGCTGGTGCTGTCGCGCGTGCTGGGTGTCCCGGCCGTCGACGGTCCCAAACTGGTGGACTGGACCAACCGACTGACCAGTTCGGACCCCGCCGAGCAGGTCGACGCCGAAGAGCTGGCCGAGGTTCGCGAAGAGGTGATGAGCTACTTTGCCGAGCTCACCGAGCAACGACGCCGCGAGCCGCAGGAAGACCTCGTCAGCGTGCTGGCCAACGCCGAGATCAACGGCCGCCCGCTCACCTGGGAGGAGCTGGCCGCGTACTACATCGTCCTGGTCGCGGCCGGCAACGAGACCGCACGGCAGGCCCTGTCCGGGGGGGCCATCCTGTTCGACCGGCATCCCGAGGCCTGGCAGCAGCTGATCGACGAGCCGGCGGGGTTGCGTGTTGCGGTCGAGGAGGTGCTGCGCTGGGTCACCCCGGTCGCTGCGATGCGTCGTACCGCCCTGGAGCCGATGACTATCGGCGACAAGCAGATCGCGGCCGGGGACAAGGTGGTGCTGTGGTTCTCCGCGGCGAACCGTGACCCTGAGGTCTTCGACAATCCGCATGAGTTCGACATCACCCGCTCGCCCAATGAGCACTTGACCTTCGGCTGGGGCATCCACTTCTGTCTCGGTGCCCACCTCGCCCGGGCCGAGGTCCGGTCGTTCTTCGCCGAAGCGCTGCGCCGTGGCCTGGCCTTCGAAGTCGTGAGCCCGCCGGAACGGGTCAACCACAACATCTTCCGCGGATGGAGCCACCTCCCGGTCCGTCTGCGCCGGGTCGGGTGA
- a CDS encoding aldehyde dehydrogenase family protein gives MNSLYIGGRWLTPAGRERIPVLNPATEAVIGSIVDADDSDVAAAFSAARQALGEWSARPVAERAAYLDALADALRENGESLAVLATSEIGMPLAESRGVQAALPEAVLRSTADAARELRWQYRDSSGSTVLREPVGVVLGITPWNFPVHQLVAKLAPALAAGCTIVLKPAELTPLNALFLAQLCDQIGLPAGVVNLVTGRGSTTGEKLVQSRAYDLVSFTGSLAVGRHIGAVAGDRVVRATLELGGKSPAVVMDDADLEVAVRTTVRNCFTNAGQKCNAPTRLIVPETGRSQAMEIATAAAAEYRLGDPLDAATTMGPLASDVQRNKVLRYVDGARQRGATVAGGRPGDGPVGFFVEPAVITDVDEDDPIVHEEIFGPVLVILGHRGETDAIRIANDTPYGLSAELWSTDPATTTRLVRGIRAGQVRINGVRSPHPPVAPFGGYKASGLGRELGSFGLEEYLEVKAVLGTFEGEAG, from the coding sequence ATGAACTCGCTCTACATCGGCGGCCGGTGGCTCACTCCGGCCGGTCGGGAACGCATCCCCGTCCTCAACCCGGCCACCGAAGCGGTCATCGGCTCCATCGTCGATGCCGACGACAGTGACGTGGCCGCGGCCTTCTCCGCCGCACGACAAGCACTGGGAGAGTGGAGTGCGCGTCCGGTCGCCGAGCGCGCCGCTTACCTCGATGCGCTGGCAGATGCGCTGCGCGAGAACGGTGAATCCCTCGCGGTCTTGGCCACTTCCGAGATCGGGATGCCCCTCGCCGAATCGAGGGGGGTGCAGGCCGCCCTGCCCGAAGCGGTGCTGCGGAGTACTGCTGATGCGGCGCGTGAACTGCGCTGGCAGTACCGCGACAGCTCGGGCAGCACGGTGCTCCGCGAGCCGGTCGGGGTGGTCCTGGGCATCACGCCCTGGAACTTCCCGGTACACCAACTGGTCGCCAAGCTGGCCCCTGCGCTCGCCGCCGGCTGCACCATCGTGCTCAAGCCTGCCGAGCTGACCCCGCTCAATGCGCTGTTCCTGGCCCAACTCTGCGATCAGATCGGCCTCCCCGCCGGTGTGGTCAACCTGGTCACCGGTCGCGGCTCGACCACCGGCGAGAAGCTGGTCCAGAGCCGCGCCTACGATCTGGTCTCGTTCACCGGATCGTTGGCCGTCGGCCGCCACATCGGCGCCGTCGCCGGCGATCGGGTGGTCCGCGCGACCCTCGAACTCGGCGGCAAGTCGCCCGCGGTGGTGATGGACGACGCGGACCTGGAGGTCGCGGTGCGCACCACGGTTCGCAACTGCTTCACCAACGCCGGACAGAAGTGCAACGCCCCCACTCGGCTGATCGTCCCGGAGACGGGCCGGTCCCAGGCGATGGAGATCGCCACCGCCGCGGCTGCCGAGTACCGGCTGGGTGATCCGTTGGATGCGGCGACCACCATGGGTCCTCTCGCCTCAGATGTGCAGCGCAACAAGGTTCTTCGGTATGTCGACGGTGCCAGGCAACGTGGCGCAACGGTCGCCGGTGGGCGTCCGGGCGACGGTCCGGTCGGCTTCTTCGTGGAACCTGCAGTCATCACCGATGTCGACGAAGACGACCCCATCGTGCACGAGGAGATCTTCGGTCCGGTGCTGGTCATCCTCGGCCACCGTGGCGAGACCGACGCGATCCGCATCGCCAATGACACCCCGTACGGACTCTCGGCCGAACTCTGGTCCACCGACCCGGCAACCACGACCCGGTTGGTGCGGGGCATCCGTGCCGGACAGGTCCGGATCAACGGGGTCCGCTCGCCTCACCCGCCGGTGGCACCGTTCGGCGGCTACAAGGCGTCCGGGCTGGGACGCGAACTGGGCTCTTTCGGTCTCGAGGAATATCTCGAGGTCAAGGCGGTACTGGGGACATTCGAAGGAGAGGCGGGCTGA
- a CDS encoding Zn-dependent alcohol dehydrogenase, producing MRAAVIWEAGSKFEVRSDATRDAAGQGQVAVRIRAAGVCQTDMSLASGAFGQPMPVVLGHEGAGEVIEVGPEVTGVRVGDRVLVTWVPPCGHCYHCVRHETYICANRKRSSEQGNSSGLAVGGSPVQVGLGTGTFAEETVVPVSGIIPLPDDIPFELAALLGCAVPTGFGAAVNSGRVSPGDSVLVIGCGAVGLSALQGARIAGAAELVAVDPQPGRQELARGFGATHAYGPDDDPRQALTDDPGFDVVIDAVARSTTITAAWRAARRGGRVVIVGAGRPDDLVELTAQELFHDEKQLIGSYYGSSDMQRELPRLIALWRTGRLDLEGMVDEVVDLEAINEVAAGQREGRTLRTMLRL from the coding sequence ATGCGCGCAGCAGTGATCTGGGAGGCCGGATCGAAGTTCGAGGTGCGCTCCGACGCCACTCGCGACGCGGCCGGACAAGGGCAGGTGGCAGTGCGGATTCGTGCGGCCGGGGTGTGCCAGACCGACATGTCGCTGGCGTCCGGCGCGTTCGGTCAGCCGATGCCGGTGGTGCTCGGCCACGAAGGCGCCGGCGAGGTGATCGAGGTCGGACCCGAAGTGACCGGCGTCAGGGTGGGCGACCGGGTGCTGGTCACCTGGGTGCCGCCCTGTGGGCACTGCTACCACTGTGTGCGCCACGAAACCTACATCTGTGCCAACCGCAAGCGATCCAGCGAGCAGGGCAACAGTTCGGGCCTGGCGGTCGGCGGTAGCCCCGTGCAGGTAGGTCTGGGCACCGGCACGTTCGCCGAGGAGACGGTGGTCCCGGTCAGCGGTATCATCCCGCTTCCGGACGACATCCCGTTCGAACTCGCCGCGCTGCTGGGCTGTGCGGTTCCGACCGGCTTCGGTGCGGCGGTGAACTCGGGTCGGGTCTCCCCCGGGGACTCGGTACTGGTGATCGGTTGCGGCGCAGTCGGTCTCAGCGCGCTCCAGGGAGCCCGGATCGCCGGGGCGGCCGAGCTGGTCGCGGTCGATCCGCAGCCGGGCCGACAGGAACTGGCCCGAGGCTTCGGCGCCACCCACGCCTACGGGCCCGACGACGATCCCCGTCAGGCACTGACGGACGACCCCGGCTTCGACGTTGTCATCGACGCCGTCGCCCGCTCCACGACCATCACCGCCGCCTGGCGTGCCGCACGGCGCGGCGGTCGGGTGGTGATCGTCGGTGCCGGTCGCCCGGACGACCTGGTGGAGCTGACCGCCCAGGAGCTGTTCCACGACGAGAAGCAGCTCATCGGCTCGTATTACGGCTCGTCCGACATGCAGCGTGAGCTGCCGCGGCTGATCGCGCTGTGGCGCACCGGCCGTCTCGACCTCGAGGGCATGGTCGACGAGGTCGTCGACCTCGAGGCCATCAACGAGGTTGCCGCCGGCCAGCGTGAGGGCCGCACCCTGCGCACCATGCTTCGACTCTGA